The Panthera leo isolate Ple1 chromosome C2, P.leo_Ple1_pat1.1, whole genome shotgun sequence genome window below encodes:
- the AP2M1 gene encoding AP-2 complex subunit mu isoform X2 — MIGGLFIYNHKGEVLISRVYRDDIGRNAVDAFRVNVIHARQQVRSPVTNIARTSFFHVKRSNIWLAAVTKQNVNAAMVFEFLYKMCDVMAAYFGKISEENIKNNFVLIYELLDEILDFGYPQNSETGALKTFITQQGIKSQTKEEQSQITSQVTGQIGWRREGIKYRRNELFLDVLESVNLLMSPQGQVLSAHVSGRVVMKSYLSGMPECKFGMNDKIVIEKQGKGTADETSKSGKQSIAIDDCTFHQCVRLSKFDSERSISFIPPDGEFELMRYRTTKDIILPFRVIPLVREVGRTKLEVKVVIKSNFKPSLLAQKIEVRIPTPLNTSGVQVICMKGKAKYKASENAIVWKIKRMAGMKESQISAEIELLPTNDKKKWARPPISMNFEVPFAPSGLKVRYLKVFEPKLNYSDHDVIKWVRYIGRSGIYETRC; from the exons ATGATAGGAGGCTTATTCATCTATAATCACAAGGGGGAGGTGCTAATCTCCCGGGTCTACCGAGATGACATCGG GAGGAATGCAGTGGATGCCTTTCGGGTCAATGTTATCCACGCCCGGCAGCAGGTGCGCAGCCCTGTCACCAACATCGCTCGCACCAGTTTCTTCCATGTTAAGCGGTCCAACATCTGGTTGGCAGCTGTCACCAAGCAGAATGTCAATGCTGCCATGGTCTTCGAATTCCTCTATAAGATGTGTGACGTAATGGCTGCCTACTTTGGCAAGATCAGCGAGGAGAACATCAAGAACAATTTTGTGCTCATATATGAGCTACTGGATG AGATCCTGGACTTTGGCTATCCACAGAATTCAGAGACAGGAGCACTGAAAACCTTCATCACTCAGCAGGGTATCAAGAGCCAG ACAAAAGAAGAGCAGTCCCAGATCACCAGCCAGGTGACCGGGCAGATTGGCTGGCGGCGGGAGGGCATCAAGTATCGCCGGAATGAGCTCTTCTTGGATGTGCTAGAGAGTGTGAACCTTCTCATGTCCCCACAGG GGCAGGTGCTGAGTGCCCATGTGTCAGGCCGGGTGGTGATGAAGAGCTACCTGAGTGGCATGCCCGAGTGCAAGTTTGGGATGAATGACAAGATTGTCATTGAGAAACAGGGCAAAGGCACAGCTGATGAAACAAGTAAAAG TGGGAAGCAATCAATTGCCATCGATGACTGTACCTTCCACCAGTGTGTGCGACTCAGCAAGTTTGACTCTGAACGCAGCATTAGCTTCATCCCACCAGATGGAGAGTTTGAGCTCATGAG GTATCGCACCACCAAGGACATCATCCTTCCTTTCCGGGTGATCCCGCTAGTGCGGGAAGTGGGACGCACCAAGCTGGAGGTCAAGGTGGTTATCAAGTCCAATTTCAAGCCCTCATTACTGGCTCAGAAGATTGAG GTGAGGATCCCAACCCCACTGAACACAAGCGGGGTACAGGTGATCTGCATGAAGGGGAAGGCCAAATACAAGGCCAGCGAGAACGCCATCGTGTGGAA GATCAAGCGTATGGCAGGCATGAAGGAATCACAGATCAGCGCAGAGATTGAGCTTCTGCCCACCAATGACAAGAAGAAATGGGCTCGACCTCCCATTTCCATGAACTTTGAG GTGCCATTTGCCCCCTCTGGCCTCAAGGTGCGTTACTTGAAGGTGTTTGAACCGAAGCTGAACTACAGCGACCATGATGTCATCAAATGGGTGCGCTACATTGGCCGCAGTGGCATTTATGAGACCCGCTGCTAG
- the AP2M1 gene encoding AP-2 complex subunit mu isoform X1, whose product MIGGLFIYNHKGEVLISRVYRDDIGRNAVDAFRVNVIHARQQVRSPVTNIARTSFFHVKRSNIWLAAVTKQNVNAAMVFEFLYKMCDVMAAYFGKISEENIKNNFVLIYELLDEILDFGYPQNSETGALKTFITQQGIKSQHQTKEEQSQITSQVTGQIGWRREGIKYRRNELFLDVLESVNLLMSPQGQVLSAHVSGRVVMKSYLSGMPECKFGMNDKIVIEKQGKGTADETSKSGKQSIAIDDCTFHQCVRLSKFDSERSISFIPPDGEFELMRYRTTKDIILPFRVIPLVREVGRTKLEVKVVIKSNFKPSLLAQKIEVRIPTPLNTSGVQVICMKGKAKYKASENAIVWKIKRMAGMKESQISAEIELLPTNDKKKWARPPISMNFEVPFAPSGLKVRYLKVFEPKLNYSDHDVIKWVRYIGRSGIYETRC is encoded by the exons ATGATAGGAGGCTTATTCATCTATAATCACAAGGGGGAGGTGCTAATCTCCCGGGTCTACCGAGATGACATCGG GAGGAATGCAGTGGATGCCTTTCGGGTCAATGTTATCCACGCCCGGCAGCAGGTGCGCAGCCCTGTCACCAACATCGCTCGCACCAGTTTCTTCCATGTTAAGCGGTCCAACATCTGGTTGGCAGCTGTCACCAAGCAGAATGTCAATGCTGCCATGGTCTTCGAATTCCTCTATAAGATGTGTGACGTAATGGCTGCCTACTTTGGCAAGATCAGCGAGGAGAACATCAAGAACAATTTTGTGCTCATATATGAGCTACTGGATG AGATCCTGGACTTTGGCTATCCACAGAATTCAGAGACAGGAGCACTGAAAACCTTCATCACTCAGCAGGGTATCAAGAGCCAG CATCAG ACAAAAGAAGAGCAGTCCCAGATCACCAGCCAGGTGACCGGGCAGATTGGCTGGCGGCGGGAGGGCATCAAGTATCGCCGGAATGAGCTCTTCTTGGATGTGCTAGAGAGTGTGAACCTTCTCATGTCCCCACAGG GGCAGGTGCTGAGTGCCCATGTGTCAGGCCGGGTGGTGATGAAGAGCTACCTGAGTGGCATGCCCGAGTGCAAGTTTGGGATGAATGACAAGATTGTCATTGAGAAACAGGGCAAAGGCACAGCTGATGAAACAAGTAAAAG TGGGAAGCAATCAATTGCCATCGATGACTGTACCTTCCACCAGTGTGTGCGACTCAGCAAGTTTGACTCTGAACGCAGCATTAGCTTCATCCCACCAGATGGAGAGTTTGAGCTCATGAG GTATCGCACCACCAAGGACATCATCCTTCCTTTCCGGGTGATCCCGCTAGTGCGGGAAGTGGGACGCACCAAGCTGGAGGTCAAGGTGGTTATCAAGTCCAATTTCAAGCCCTCATTACTGGCTCAGAAGATTGAG GTGAGGATCCCAACCCCACTGAACACAAGCGGGGTACAGGTGATCTGCATGAAGGGGAAGGCCAAATACAAGGCCAGCGAGAACGCCATCGTGTGGAA GATCAAGCGTATGGCAGGCATGAAGGAATCACAGATCAGCGCAGAGATTGAGCTTCTGCCCACCAATGACAAGAAGAAATGGGCTCGACCTCCCATTTCCATGAACTTTGAG GTGCCATTTGCCCCCTCTGGCCTCAAGGTGCGTTACTTGAAGGTGTTTGAACCGAAGCTGAACTACAGCGACCATGATGTCATCAAATGGGTGCGCTACATTGGCCGCAGTGGCATTTATGAGACCCGCTGCTAG
- the DVL3 gene encoding segment polarity protein dishevelled homolog DVL-3: protein MGETKIIYHLDGQETPYLVKLPLPAERVTLADFKGVLQRPSYKFFFKSMDDDFGVVKEEISDDNAKLPCFNGRVVSWLVSAEGSHPEPAPFCADNPSELPPPMERTGGIGDSRPPSFHPHAGGGSQENLDNDTETDSLVSAQRERPRRRDGPEHTTRLNGTAKGERRREPGGYDSSSTLMSSELETTSFFDSDEDDSTSRFSSSTEQSSASRLMRRHKRRRRKQKVSRIERSSSFSSITDSTMSLNIITVTLNMEKYNFLGISIVGQSNERGDGGIYIGSIMKGGAVAADGRIEPGDMLLQVNEINFENMSNDDAVRVLREIVHKPGPITLTVAKCWDPSPRGCFTLPRSEPIRPIDPAAWVSHTAAMTGTFPAYGMSPSLSTITSTSSSITSSIPDTERLDDFHLSIHSDMAAIVKAMASPESGLEVRDRMWLKITIPNAFIGSDVVDWLYHNVEGFTDRREARKYASNLLKAGFIRHTVNKITFSEQCYYIFGDLCGNMANLSLHDHDGSSGASDQDTLAPLPHPGAAPWPMAFPYQYPPPPHPYNPHPGFPELGYSYGGGSASSQHSEGSRSSGSNRSGSDRRKEKDPKAGDSKSGGSGSESDHTTRSSLRGPRERAPSERSGPAASEHSHRSHHSMASSLRSHHTHPSYGPPGVPPLYGPPMLMMPPPPAAMGPPGAPPGRDLASVPPELTASRQSFRMAMGNPSEFFVDVM from the exons ATGGGCGAGACCAAGATCATCTACCACCTGGACGGGCAGGAGACGCCGTACCTGGTGAAGCTGCCCCTGCCCGCCGAGCGCGTCACCTTGGCGGACTTTAAGGGCGTTCTGCAGCGACCCAGCTATAAGTTCTTCTTCAAGTCTATGGACGACGATTTCGG AGTGGTGAAGGAGGAAATCTCTGACGACAATGCCAAGCTGCCCTGCTTCAATGGCCGGGTGGTGTCCTGG TTGGTGTCTGCTGAGGGCTCACACCCAGAGCCTGCTCCCTTTTGTGCTGACAACCCATCAGAACTGCCACCACCCATGGAACGCACAGGAGGCATTGGGGACTCCCGGCCCCCATCCTTCCA CCCTCATGCTGGTGGAGGCAGCCAGGAGAACTTGGACAATGACACAGAGACGGACTCCTTGGTGTCAGCCCAGCGTGAGCGGCCACGCAGGAGGGACGGCCCAGAACACA CAACCCGGCTAAATGGAACTGCAAAGGGGGAGCGGCGGCGAGAGCCAGGGGGTTACGATAGCTCATCCACCCTTATGAGCAGCGAGTTAGAGACCACCAGCTTCTTTGATTCGGATGAGGATGACTCCACCAGCAG GTTCAGCAGCTCCACAGAGCAGAGCAGCGCCTCACGCCTGATGAGAAGACATAAGCGGCGGCGGAGGAAGCAGAAGGTTTCGCGGATTGAGCGG TCCTCGTCCTTCAGCAGCATCACGGACTCCACCATGTCACTCAACATCATCACAGTCACTCTCAACATGG AAAAGTACAACTTTTTGGGCATCTCCATTGTGGGCCAAAGCAACGAGCGAGGTGATGGAGGCATCTACATCGGCTCTATCATGAAGGGTGGGGCTGTGGCTGCAGATGGACGCATCGAGCCGGGAGATATGCTGTTACAG GTAAACGAGATCAACTTTGAGAACATGAGTAATGACGACGCAGTCCGGGTACTGCGGGAGATTGTGCACAAACCGGG GCCCATCACCCTGACTGTAGCCAAGTGCTGGGACCCAAGTCCACGTGGTTGCTTCACACTGCCCAGGA GCGAGCCCATCCGGCCCATTGACCCTGCAGCCTGGGTCTCCCACACTGCAGCCATGACCGGCACCTTCCCTGCCTATGGCATGAGCCCCTCCCTGAGCACCATCACCTCCACCAGCTCTTCCATCACCAGCTCCATCCCTGATACAGAAC GCCTAGACGActtccacctatccatccacagTGACATGGCCGCCATCGTAAAAGCCATGGCCTCCCCTGAATCTGGGCTGGAGGTCCGTGACCGCATGTGGCTCAAGATTACCATCCCCAACGCTTTCATCG GCTCAGATGTGGTGGACTGGCTGTACCACAACGTGGAAGGCTTCACTGACCGGCGAGAGGCCCGCAAATATGCCAGCAACCTGCTGAAAGCCGGCTTCATCCGCCACACTGTCAACAAGATCACCTTCTCCGAGCAGTGCTACTACATCTTCGGTGACCTCTGTGGCA acATGGCCAACCTGTCCCTCCATGATCACGATGGCTCCAGCGGCGCCTCTGACCAGGACACGCTGGCCCCTTTGCCACACCCAGGGGCAGCCCCTTGGCCCATGGCTTTCCCTTACCAGTACCCGCCGCCCCCGCACCCCTACAACCCTCACCCAGGCTTCCCAGAGCTGGGGTACAGCTATGGTGGGGGCAGCGCCAGCAGTCAGCACAGTGAAG GCAGCCGGAGCAGTGGCTCCAACCGTAGCGGCAGTGACCGACGGAAGGAGAAGGACCCGAAGGCGGGGGACTCAAAGTCTGGCGGCAGCGGCAGCGAGTCGGACCACACAACCCGCAGCAGCCTGCGGGGGCCGCGGGAGCGGGCGCCCAGCGAGCGCTCAGGTCCTGCCGCCAGCGAGCATAGCCACCGCAGCCACCACTCAATGGCCAGCAGCCTGCGCAGTCACCACACGCATCCGAGCTACGGCCCCCCTGGCGTGCCCCCTCTCTACGGTCCCCCCATGCTGATGATGCCCCCTCCGCCCGCGGCCATggggcccccaggagcccctccggGTCGCGACCTGGCCTCCGTGCCCCCCGAACTGACAGCCAGCAGACAGTCCTTCCGCATGGCCATGGGAAACCCCAGTGAGTTCTTTGTGGATGTGATGTGA